Below is a window of Pyrobaculum aerophilum str. IM2 DNA.
CCTGAGGCTGAGCATGGAGAGAAGCTCTCTCCCCTGTGGGGAAATTCTATAAAAAGAGCCCACTTCTTTTAAATACCCCCTCTCGGCGAGTTTCGCGACTATTGTCTTTTCAAACGGCGTGAGCTCGCCCCGCCTCAACGGCATATCTGCCGAGGCGGCCAAGAGGTGGAGAGACGCCACGTCTTCGTTCTCCTTCTCAAACCCCAAGGGCTCCGGGGCCCGGGAGAAAAACTCGTGGGGGTAATTCCTGTAATATTGAGAGATGGGGTCGTTGCCCAGGATTTGTATCACATAGCCCGTCTGGCCCCTGCGCCCCACTCTCCCTATCCTCTGAAGATATCTATTATATGAGGGCGGGATGGAGGCCAGCACTGCGGCATCTACATCGCCTATGTCAATGCCCAGCTCTAACGTCGGCGTGGAGATAACGACGTCAATATCGCCTCTTTTAAACGCCTCCTCTACGTTTTTCCTCTCCTCCGGGTCGAGGCCGGCTCTGTGGACGGCCACTCTGTCCCCTGCGCCCCCCATTCTCAGCGCTCTGTAGATAATTTCGCTGTATCTGTGGCTGTCTGTGAAGACTAGGCATTTCATGTCGTGTTCTAAACACAGCGAGGCCAGCCGCGCCGCCTCTGCCCATTTAGATCTAAACCTAGGGCGGGCCAGTACTTGCACGAGCCTCCCCCGCCTGCCCAAAGGCCCCCATACGACGTTGACTCTATCGCTGTCGAAAAGCGACTGGGCGAACTCCGCGGGGTTTCCCACAGTGGCGCTAGTGGCTATAAACACAGGCCTTACAAATCTCCTCAGCCTTTTTAACAGATAGTACATGTGGGAGCCGAAAACCCCGGCGTAGACGTGGAAGTCGTCTAAAACCACATAACGCACTCTTTTCAACAGCTCTCTAAACTTAGCCACGTGCATTAACGCCTGGCTCACCATGTCTGGATTGCTGATAATAACATGAGGCGGCATGTCGTAGAGAATACGCCTCTCTCTCTGCGGTGTATCGCCGTCGTATACCATAACTCTAACCCCCAGCCTATCGCCGTATTTCCTGAACCTAGCCAGCTGATCTCTGGCCAGGGCCTTAGTGGGGTACAACACCAGGGCCACGGGGCCGCCGAGAGATTCAAGCGAGCTCTCAAGAACGGGAATTAAAAAAGCCTCAGTCTTCCCCATCCCAGTCCCAGCCACAATTACAGTGTCTCTCTTCGCCCTAATGCTCTGAATGGCATCGTATTGGTATCTATAAAGATTGGAAATGCCGAGGGACTTAAAAACCTCCGCCACCTCTCCCCTAACCGCGCTGGAAATATCGCAACACACCTCAGGCGCCTCGGCTTCGTCGGTCTTTATATACACCACCTCCCTGCCGGGGTCTTCTAAAACCGCCTCTAGAAAACCCACGTTTAAACCCCGTCTAGGTTATAAAAATGGCGCCGCCAAGTTATATCGGCGAAAAATTTATAAAAATCAGATGATTCTCACTTGTGCAGAATCAGCTAGAAAAGAGGATAGTAGAGATCGTTGTAACACACCACCACGACAACGACACGACGCTGAGAAATCTGTCGAAAATAACCGGCGCGCCCTACTCCACAGTGAGAAGAGCGGTGTATAGACTAGAAAGAGAAGGCGTGGTGAGAGTCCGCAAACTACAAAACGAGTATTTAGTGAAAATACGCAATATGGCGAGGGCGTGGGAGCTGGGCTATCTGCCCTCTGTCTACTTAACCTACGGCTCAGGACACGTGGCCCCCATTGTGGCGTATAGAAACGGGTTTTATCTAAGCGACGAGGCGTACATATCCCTCCCCTTCAAGATCAAAAAACACGAGGCGTTAGACGTGGTGTTAGATCTCGAGATGAAATCGCGGGAGGTAATGGAAGACGCAATTAGCTACATGGGGGAGTGGCCCCGCTTCACGGCGCTGTTCTACCGCACTACTCTCCAACCGGCCGTCGACATATTCGTGCAGTGGGCCAGGAGAAACGGCCTAGAGCCGGGTGACTGGATGCCTCCTGCCTACGGCTTTTTCGCCTTTCTACTGTACGTGGTGAGAAAACTGACGGGGCTGGAGTGGAAAGACGCTTACTGCAAGGCATTAGAGCTCGTGGCCTCTTACATCTCTGAGACCAAGGCGGGGGACAGCCCCACTGAGGAATTCGTCCAGAAGATACTCGCAGAAATGGAGAAATGGCCCTGTACAAAATAATCAAGGCGTTTAGGGAGGGCAAATTATATTTTAAAGTCTTTAAGGTCTTACGCCAAGTAAGAAACCGCCCCGTCCCTCGTATAATTAATGACAAAAATGAATATTTATAAATCTAAATATTTACAACTTTTAAAACTTGATATATATTATATAAATAAATTCAAAAAATACAGTTATTCTTTTTATAGTCTATATTTTGTATTTGTTGGACTTATTTTATCGACTAACTATTTGCTGGGCCTGGCGGTCGACAGCGCAGTGTCGTTAAATCTTAAGTCCACGCTTCTCTTCTCTCTGTTGTTTTTATTCTCTATGGCTATGTTGAATATTATAAACTTCCTTTCGGAATATATTTCCGATATTTATAAAAAGCTTGTAGAATTTGATATTATTGAAAGAATTATTAAAAATAATACGGCCACACCCAGAGAGCCTGGAGAGGTAATCTCCCGCATTAGTTCCGATGTTGAAAATGCCGTGGGTGCTATAGTGATAAGTGTATGGATTATATTCGTCATCGTCCGCATTGTTGCGACGTTTTTATTTGCGTCATCTATATCACTGGAATTAGCCATATTAATACTGCCGTTTGTCGTAGTATACGGCTTGTTGACTTATTTCATAGGGCCGAGGTTGATGAGAGCCCGCTCTGAGGAGAGGGAATACTACGCGCATTGGTTCAAGAGGCTTAAGGAGTCTATCGAGGCGGGGCTCTCGCTCTGCAGAGTAAATATACTGGGGGTGCCCAAGATCTACGTTACTACCACGGCGGAGTACTTCGGCAAGTTTAAGCGTTTTACTTTTTACAACCGCGGTCTTATGTTCCTTGCGAATATGCCCGTGGTTATTGGTCCTAACCTCATATTTGTCCTCGCCGTTATCAACGCAATCAACGGCATGGGCACCGTGGGCGAGGCAGTGGCACTACGAGGCGTATTATCCAATTTGTTCGAGCCGGTAGCGCATTTGGCCGCCACAGTCGGCTCTTACTACGTATTAGTCACCTCATACGAGAGGATAGCGCCCCTCTTGGAGTCCCGCGCGGAGAAAATCGAGACTGCGCCTTACGCCGAGTTTAAAAACGCAGTTTTTAAATACGACGGGAGGACGGTTCTATACGTCGAAGAGCTGGCGGTCAGGCCGGGGGATTTCATATGGGTGAGGGGGCCCTAGGGCTCGGGGAAGTCCACGCTCGGCAGGGCTATATGCGGCTTAGTGAGGCCGGATGAAGGCGAGGCGAGGGCTGCATATATGTCGGCAACGACGACTACATCTTCGACGCAACAGTCTACGAGAACATCGACCTCTGGGAGGGCTTCCCGAGGGAAGAGGTGGGAAAAGCGGCGGCCTTGGCCCAAGTTGACTTCCCTCTGGATAAACAATGCGGCGAAAGAGGATCGGAGCTTTCGGAGGGACAGAGACAGAGGGTGTTAATAGCTAGGGCATTTTTGAGGAGACCGAAAGTGCTGGTGCTGGACGAGATTACGTCGGGTTTAAACGTGGAGCTTGAAAGAAAAGTGCTGGAAGCGGCGCGGGGAGTGGCTGAGGCCGTTGTGGTGATATCGCATAGAGATACGCCAGCGCAATACGCCAATAAAATAGCAGAGGTTAAAAACGGCGTCTGTTACATACAAACAAAGCCTTATAGCAACGGGGTAGCGAACGTGGCTAGAGCTTAAGACCGCCGCCGTTATTACAAGGCGCTCTCAATACTTGCTACGGATATATGAGACGTTCCTATGGGCGTTGAAATGCGGCGGGCTCTGTTAGGAGGTCGCAGAATTCTGGTTCTATTAATTGCCAATGTAGCGCCGTGGCGACTTCGCTTTCTTACATCACATGGTGGCAGTTGGGAATTTCGCCGTGGGGCTAATGCTGACGATATTAGGGAGGCGCGCTCTGTTAACATAACCCCTGTTCATCTCGCCGATGCTGGCTAGGCGCCTACTCAATATTAACAACTCCCTTCCTGCCTTACACACGCCGGCACCTGCCGGCTAAAGGGCACATGCGGCGACTATGTAGCCCCGGCCGTGAGGAGTGTGTAAATCGCCCCTATAGTTTGCTCCTTTCCCTTGGCTTATTTCACAACTGCCCTATACGATAATAAAAAACACCACTGGATTAAGGCGCTTTCCATCGCTGACAGTTTCCCTAAGCGGCTAAGGGCCTGCTGGCGTTAGAGGAGGCGTTTAGGCGGTTTTAACGCCGTGTTGCAGTTGCGTATATCAGTAGCGCCACAACGTTGACTATAATGAGTAGCGGCGTTATGTGCAGTGCCGAATAGCCCATGGACTCTATTAACCCCCCTCCGATAATGGGACCTGCTATTGAGCCTATGTCCCACCCCATTGTATATATGGCGCTGGAAATCCCCGCTTTTTTGCTGCCGGCAAGCGCCATAATTTGATACGTGACTACCACCGCGCCTTGCCCCAGGCCGTATATAACGCCGGCAATTACAAATAGAAACGGATCCTCGGCGTAAGAGGCTAATAACATGCCCGCGAGGACTGTGGCAGTTGCGGCGGCGGCGGTAAATGGGTTTACTAAATTGACCTTTAGGAGAAACGCCCTGGGGAGCAGGCTCAAAAGGGCGGCGACAGAGGAGAAGAGGCCCCAGTACGTCAGCGGCAGGCCGTGATCTTTAAGCTTGACGGGTATAAACGTGGACAGGCTCATATAAGCAGTTGCGAATACGGCCAATAGGGCCATGAAGAGGAAAACTCTCCTCACTAAT
It encodes the following:
- a CDS encoding DEAD/DEAH box helicase, with translation MGFLEAVLEDPGREVVYIKTDEAEAPEVCCDISSAVRGEVAEVFKSLGISNLYRYQYDAIQSIRAKRDTVIVAGTGMGKTEAFLIPVLESSLESLGGPVALVLYPTKALARDQLARFRKYGDRLGVRVMVYDGDTPQRERRILYDMPPHVIISNPDMVSQALMHVAKFRELLKRVRYVVLDDFHVYAGVFGSHMYYLLKRLRRFVRPVFIATSATVGNPAEFAQSLFDSDRVNVVWGPLGRRGRLVQVLARPRFRSKWAEAARLASLCLEHDMKCLVFTDSHRYSEIIYRALRMGGAGDRVAVHRAGLDPEERKNVEEAFKRGDIDVVISTPTLELGIDIGDVDAAVLASIPPSYNRYLQRIGRVGRRGQTGYVIQILGNDPISQYYRNYPHEFFSRAPEPLGFEKENEDVASLHLLAASADMPLRRGELTPFEKTIVAKLAERGYLKEVGSFYRISPQGRELLSMLSLRGSPHVVKIKTVDGRTIGEREFPLALYELHPEAIYMHGGRTYVSKSLDLQKRVAVVEPVDAEDLMTQALEDMEPEIVELYEEGLVEGVPYQFGKLKIRITVYGYALKRFTTEETLGEYTIDPLVYEFETKGAVFYMPLVRFSTNDAVDWEARAKGYHATEHVLISATEIAIGASKTDLGGISYPDGVVVIYDSHIGGNGTTRLLLKNFRKVAEVALKIVKGCDCADGCPKCVFSPYCGNNNKMLSRRNAIRILESVLRGGVPAVKELPKGVRGIA
- a CDS encoding helix-turn-helix transcriptional regulator gives rise to the protein MQNQLEKRIVEIVVTHHHDNDTTLRNLSKITGAPYSTVRRAVYRLEREGVVRVRKLQNEYLVKIRNMARAWELGYLPSVYLTYGSGHVAPIVAYRNGFYLSDEAYISLPFKIKKHEALDVVLDLEMKSREVMEDAISYMGEWPRFTALFYRTTLQPAVDIFVQWARRNGLEPGDWMPPAYGFFAFLLYVVRKLTGLEWKDAYCKALELVASYISETKAGDSPTEEFVQKILAEMEKWPCTK
- a CDS encoding ABC transporter transmembrane domain-containing protein; the protein is MNIYKSKYLQLLKLDIYYINKFKKYSYSFYSLYFVFVGLILSTNYLLGLAVDSAVSLNLKSTLLFSLLFLFSMAMLNIINFLSEYISDIYKKLVEFDIIERIIKNNTATPREPGEVISRISSDVENAVGAIVISVWIIFVIVRIVATFLFASSISLELAILILPFVVVYGLLTYFIGPRLMRARSEEREYYAHWFKRLKESIEAGLSLCRVNILGVPKIYVTTTAEYFGKFKRFTFYNRGLMFLANMPVVIGPNLIFVLAVINAINGMGTVGEAVALRGVLSNLFEPVAHLAATVGSYYVLVTSYERIAPLLESRAEKIETAPYAEFKNAVFKYDGRTVLYVEELAVRPGDFIWVRGP
- a CDS encoding ATP-binding cassette domain-containing protein codes for the protein MGKAAALAQVDFPLDKQCGERGSELSEGQRQRVLIARAFLRRPKVLVLDEITSGLNVELERKVLEAARGVAEAVVVISHRDTPAQYANKIAEVKNGVCYIQTKPYSNGVANVARA